From the genome of Nitrospinota bacterium:
CACATAAGCAAAGTATCCCTTTTGTTCCATGATTTTTTTTATCATGTCAGCGGTTTTCAAATCATCTTCTACAATTAAAATTCTTTTCGTCGTTATTTGCATTCTTATTTATCCTTAACTAGAAAATCCAAAGTCTTCCACCATTGCCAGATCAGTATCCATCTCTATGATAATCTCCTCAATATCCTTTTTTGAAAGGTTAAGGGTTTGCCATGCCTCTTTATTGAGAGGAGGTACCCACCTATCTCCACTCTGTCCATGACCTATTCCCTTAACAAGAATATCTGCTAAGTGAATCATTGCTGTCTGTCGGGGAACCTTCTTAGCCAGATGAGGGGAATGATGGTAGGTGATAGGGTCTTTTAAATTATCAGGGAGATTCCATTTTTCACAAAGCCAGTTAGCCACATTGGCGTGGTTAAAATCCAATACCTTATTTTCAGCCTCAAGCATTGGCATTTCTTTTTCTTCGACTAATTCTAAAATCTTTTCGTATTTATCAGGCATGCTAACTTTTATGACTACCTTTCCTATATCATGCAAAAGACCGGCTACTGAGACTTCTTCAGGGTCTTTTTGATTCATTCTTTTGGCAATAATTCCTGATGTAATTGCTGTTCCAAGTGAGTGTTCCCATAAACCAACCATTTTTCCTTCCATCATATCAAAAACAGAAGCGCTCAAAACTAGCCCTTTTACTACATTGAAGCCGATAAGAACAAGACCATGAGTTACGCTGGATATTCTTCCTGGGAAACCGTAAAAGGCCGAATTGATAAGCTTAAGGACCTTGGCAGTAAGAACCTGGTCACTGGAGATAATCCTTCCAATATCTTCTGCTGAGGTGGTGGAGTTTTCCACCATATTACTAATTTTTTGCACAACGCCAGGGAGCGTGGGTAATCCCTTTATGTTCTCTATTTTTCTTCTGACAGTTATCGTATTCATTTTTTATCTTGAAAAGTTTCGGATTCGGATTTCTCTAGGTAGGCCTTTCTTTCTTCTTCCTTAAAGATCAGTTGTTTTTTGAATATTTCCTTTATTTCCATAAGAACAGGATCAGATGTCACCATTTTAAAACGCTCTTCCAACTCTTCTATTAAAACCTCGAGCGGTTCTGTTTCTTCTCCTTTAGTGGAAACAGGGGATTTTTCTACAGTCATCATCTCTATGATTATTTCTTCAATATCCTTTTTTGAAAGGTTAAGGGTTTGCCATGCCTCTTTATTGAGAGGAGGTATCCACATATCTCCACCTTGACCATGACCTATTCCCTTAATAAGGATATCTGCTAAGTGAATCATTGCTGTCTGTTTGGGAGCTATCCTAGCTAGACGAGGGAAATGATGATAGGTGATAGGGTCTCTTAAATTTTGAGGGAGATTCCATTTTTCAGCTAAAAATCCTCCAATCTCGGCATGTGTCAAACCTAAAACCACTTTTTCAGCCTTAAACATTGACATTTCCTTTTCTACAACTAATTTCGAAATCTTTTCGTATTCATCAGGCATGCTAACTTTTATGACTACCTTTCCTATATCATGCAAAAGACCTGCTTCATTGCCTTCCTCAGGGTTTTCTTGTTTAATTCTTTTGCCAATAATCCCTGATGTAATTGCTGTCCCAAGTGAGTGTTCCCACAAGCCAATCATTTTCCCTTCCATCATATCAAAGACAGAGGCGCTCAAAACCAGACCTTTTACTATATTGAAGCCAAGAAGAACGATCCCATGGGTTACGCTGGATATTCTTCCTGGGAAACCGTAAAAGGCCGAATTGATAAGCTTAAGGACCTTGACAGAAAGAACCTGGTCACTAGAGATAACCCTTCCAATATCTTCTGCTGAGGTGGTGGGTTTCACCACCATTTCACTAATCTGTTTTACTATACCTGGGAGGGTGGGTAATCCCTTTATGTTTTCTACTTTTCTTCTTATTGTATTTACATCTTTCATAGTTTATTATCCTCAAAAGTTTCGGATTCGGATTTCTCTAGGTAGGCCTTTCTCTCTTCTTCCTTAAAGATCAGTTGTTTTTTGAGTATTTCCTTTATTTCCATGAGGAGTGGTTCAGATGTCACCATTTTAAAACGCTCTTCTAACTCTTCTATTAAAACCTCAAGCGGTTTAACTTCTTCTCCTGGCATGGGAACAGGGAAGCCTTCTACAGTAATTGACTCTATACCTAAATTATCTAATCTTAGGAGTAAGGAATCAGTTAGCTCTGTGCCCTGTCCGCAGAGGACTCTTCCATTATCAGTAAGGACATCCTTGGCGAGTTTCATCCCTGATTTGGCCATATCTAAAGGTATCTTTTGCATTTTTATGCTCCAAAAGAAATTAAATCAGTCTTAATTTCTTAACTATATATCGGCTTAACCCCTTTTTATCTTTATAGGATAATTCCATACAATCAAAATTTAATTATTTGGTTTTTTGAAGATTATTGCTCAGACCATTCTAAAAATCGGTGAGTATCTTCCTCGTGACCAAACAGGGTTTTTATTCCTTTTTGATGAACCAAAAAATGAGCTGGTCTAGACAATAACTGGTCAAATGCATATCCTATGGGATAAAAGACATACCCCAAGAAACGTAAAGGATGTGCTGCGCTTTCTGGATCATATTCATCAGCAAAAGAGAGAGGAACCCCTGTTGCGGTAAAAAAGCAGACAATTAAAGATATGATTAATATTTTCTTCATTTTTTTGCCCCCTTTAAATAGTATTATCGTAAAAGGAGACGAATTTCTTGAGCTTTTTAGAGATATTTCTTTAAATTCAATGAATTTAACAAAGAATATCGACTGGAAATAATGCTGCTGTATGAGGGCAAGATGACCCTCATACAGCATATTTTGAAGCTACTTTGAAAGGATAGCATTCAGGTCTTCATCAGGGGTGGTTATAGGCATAATATTGAATTTTTCTACCAGAACATTGAGAATATTCGGCGTAATAAAGGCTGGAAGACTTGGACCAAGCCTTATATCCTTAATGCCGAGACAAAGAAGGGTCAATAAAATGGCCACAGCTTTCTGTTCATACCATGACAAGACCATAGATAGCGGTAGATCATTTACCTCGCATTTAAAGGCATCAGCCAAAGCACCTGCAATCTTGATGGCAGAGTAGGCATCGTTACACTGGCCAATATCGAGGAGCCTTGGTATTCCACCGATATCCCCTAGGTCTTTATCAAAGAAACGGAACTTTCCGCAAGCAAGCGTCAAAACCACACAATCTTTGGGCACCTTTTCAACAAATTCGGTGTAATAGCTCCGTCCGGGTTTATAACCGTCGCAACCACCCACTAAAAAGAAATGGCGTATTGCTTTATTCTTAACGGCATTAATGACCTTGTCAGCAACCCCCATCACTGCATTGCGTCCAAAGCCTGTAAAAACTGAGCGGCCGTTTTTATCCTCAGAAAATCCTGGCATCTCCAGAGCCTTTTTAATTATGGGTGCAAAGTTCTTGTCTGGAATATGGGTTGCTCCTGGCCAGCCTACGAGACCGGTAGTAAAAAGATTATCTTTATACGATTCTTGCGGCTTCTGGAGGCAGTTTGTGGTCATGACAATGGCACCAGGGAACTCAGAGAATTCCTTTTGCTGGTTTTGCCATGCTGTTCCGTAATGTCCGTAAAAATGGGAATATTTTTTCAGTTTAGGATATCCGTGGCATGGGAGCATTTCTCCATGTGTGTATACATAGATACCTTTTCCTTCTGTCTGTTTAAGGATCTCTTCCATATCCTTTAAATCGTGTCCAGAAACAAGGATTGCCTTGCCTTTTTTAACGCCAAGAGGAACCTTTATCGGTACAGGATGGCCATAAGTACCTGTATTTGCGGTATCAAGCAGTTCCATGGTGCGGAGGTTTGTCTCCCCGCATTTCAAAACAAGACCGACTAGTTCATCAGCGCTGATATCCTTCCTCAATGGAGCAGCCAGTGCTTCATGGATAAAAGCATAGACCGCTTCATCCTTTTGTCCTAAGATCTGAGCATGGTCAGCATATGCACAAAGCCCTTTTAAACCGTAAATCAGAAGCTGCTTGAGAGAGAGAATATCAGGGTCATCTGGCTCAGATTTGACTCCTACCTTTTCTCCCTGAGCCACTAGACCTCCCATAGTTTTTTCAGGAATGAATGTGGCCGGTCCCTCGGGAAAATCGATCTTTCCTCCTGCTGCTTTTACCTTTTCCTTGAGAGAATCCCTCAAAGAAACACATTCATTAATAACCTTAACAAACCTTTCAGGATCAAAGTCTACATTGGTCACGGTGTAAAACATCGCT
Proteins encoded in this window:
- a CDS encoding HDOD domain-containing protein, with amino-acid sequence MNTITVRRKIENIKGLPTLPGVVQKISNMVENSTTSAEDIGRIISSDQVLTAKVLKLINSAFYGFPGRISSVTHGLVLIGFNVVKGLVLSASVFDMMEGKMVGLWEHSLGTAITSGIIAKRMNQKDPEEVSVAGLLHDIGKVVIKVSMPDKYEKILELVEEKEMPMLEAENKVLDFNHANVANWLCEKWNLPDNLKDPITYHHSPHLAKKVPRQTAMIHLADILVKGIGHGQSGDRWVPPLNKEAWQTLNLSKKDIEEIIIEMDTDLAMVEDFGFSS
- a CDS encoding HDOD domain-containing protein; the encoded protein is MKDVNTIRRKVENIKGLPTLPGIVKQISEMVVKPTTSAEDIGRVISSDQVLSVKVLKLINSAFYGFPGRISSVTHGIVLLGFNIVKGLVLSASVFDMMEGKMIGLWEHSLGTAITSGIIGKRIKQENPEEGNEAGLLHDIGKVVIKVSMPDEYEKISKLVVEKEMSMFKAEKVVLGLTHAEIGGFLAEKWNLPQNLRDPITYHHFPRLARIAPKQTAMIHLADILIKGIGHGQGGDMWIPPLNKEAWQTLNLSKKDIEEIIIEMMTVEKSPVSTKGEETEPLEVLIEELEERFKMVTSDPVLMEIKEIFKKQLIFKEEERKAYLEKSESETFQDKK
- the hcp gene encoding hydroxylamine reductase, which encodes MFCYQCEQTSKGEGCTQVGVCGKKPEVAALQDLLIYVLKGLSQSAVEGRKVGIIDEDVNKFTCEAMFYTVTNVDFDPERFVKVINECVSLRDSLKEKVKAAGGKIDFPEGPATFIPEKTMGGLVAQGEKVGVKSEPDDPDILSLKQLLIYGLKGLCAYADHAQILGQKDEAVYAFIHEALAAPLRKDISADELVGLVLKCGETNLRTMELLDTANTGTYGHPVPIKVPLGVKKGKAILVSGHDLKDMEEILKQTEGKGIYVYTHGEMLPCHGYPKLKKYSHFYGHYGTAWQNQQKEFSEFPGAIVMTTNCLQKPQESYKDNLFTTGLVGWPGATHIPDKNFAPIIKKALEMPGFSEDKNGRSVFTGFGRNAVMGVADKVINAVKNKAIRHFFLVGGCDGYKPGRSYYTEFVEKVPKDCVVLTLACGKFRFFDKDLGDIGGIPRLLDIGQCNDAYSAIKIAGALADAFKCEVNDLPLSMVLSWYEQKAVAILLTLLCLGIKDIRLGPSLPAFITPNILNVLVEKFNIMPITTPDEDLNAILSK